In Parabacteroides timonensis, the genomic stretch GTCCACAGGCATTTGCCATGATGGTAGCTCCCACTTTCTCGAAGTCACCGATAATACCATCGCGTTCGGCAGTATAGCGGATCTGCTCCGATCCCGGATTGATGATCAGCGGAGCGGCAACAGGAATCTTATCTTCAAAAGCCTGACGGGCGATAGAAACGGCACGGCTCAAATCCTGATAGGACGAGTTCGTACACGAACCGATCAGGCCCACTTCCATTTTACGGGGATAACCGTTCGCTTTTACTTTAGCAGCAAATTCAGAGATAGGCGTTGCTGCATCCGGAGTAAACGGACCGTTGATATGCGGTTCCAGTTCAGACAGGTTGATCACGATCACCCGGTCGTAATATTCGTCCGGCTGTGCTCTCACTTCCATATCGGCTTCCAGATAATCCTGGATAGCATCGGCCCAGGCAGCAACCGTATCACGTCCGGTTGCACGCAGATAAGTAGCCATATTCAGGTCGTATGGGAATAACGAGGTAGTTGCTCCTACTTCGGCACCCATATTACAAATAGTAGCTTTCCCGGTTGCGGAGATAGAAGAAGCACCGTCACCGAAATATTCAATGATAGCATTTGTCCCTCCTTTTACGGTCAGGATACCCGCCAGCTTCAAAATGACATCTTTGGGAGAAGCCCAACCGTTCAAACGTCCAGTCAGTTTGACACCGATCAGCTTCGGCATCTTCAGTTCCCACTCCATTCCGGTCATGACATCGACCGCATCAGCACCACCGACACCGATAGCAACCATTCCCAAACCTCCTGCATTCGGTGTATGAGAATCCGTACCGACCATCATTCCGCCGGGAAATGCATAGTTTTCCAGCACAACCTGGTGGATAATTCCGGCTCCCGGTTTCCAGAAACCGATACCAAACTTATCGGATACGGATTTGAGGAAGTCATACACTTCGCTATTTCCTTTGGTAGCCGTTTCAATATCCGCTTTCGCTCCGATATTCGCCTGGATCAGGTGATCGCAGTGGACGGTTGCCGGAACAGCGGATTTGTCTTTCCCTGCATTCATAAATTGCAGTAAAGCCATCTGAGCTGTTGCATCCTGCATCGCCACACGGTCGGGACGGAAGTTTACATAATCATCCCCACGCCTGAACAGGCGGAGTGCTTCTTCATCATATAAATGAGCATATAAGATTTTTTCGGCCAATGTCATCGGGCGGCCAATCTTTTCACGGGCTGTATCTACCCTTTTCGGAAAACTTGAATAGAAGCTTCTCAGCATTTCAATGTCGTACACCATATCGTAATCTTATTAGTTGTTTGTTTATCAGAATGTTTTTCACGCAATATACCGACTTGTCATCGGATGGAATGTAATATATAAGACATCATAAAAATTTTACTGTCTGATTTAATTCTTAACAAATATATATTATATCAGAATACGTTTCATTCAATAATTTCTATGGTTTAATAGAGAGTATCTATTATATAAAGAAAGTTCGCCTTACATTCTACATTTATTAATAGAACGCAAGGCGAACTCATTTTGTTCAGCGATTATCGCTGTTTATTTAATGATTGTTTTTATTTCCTTCCGACTCCTTCCATTTTTCGGCATAGCTATGAAGAATAGAGGCTATCCCCTCTCCGATCCTGACATAATCTTCTGTTTTCAGATTAGCCAGAGAAGCACGGATAGACCATTCGGGGGCATCGAAGCCACCGCCGTTCAGAAGAACCAGGGCCGTTTCCTGTGCCAGGCGGAACACCACATCGACAGGTTCATAATTGGTTTTCAGATATTCAACAAACTCGTCTCCGTAGAATTTCTTTGCCCAGACTTCCATATCTATTTCACTGTAGTAGCCGGCACGAAGCGGGTCGTCCAGCAAGGTAAAACCTGTGCTTTCCCAAAGTGTATGCAGGCGTTCATGTATGATCTCGATCATTCTCGACTGATAAAGATTTTCCGCATCCAACAGGGAGAAGGCTGCAAACAAAGCCATCTGAGTCTGCTGTGGCAGGGAAAGACCGGCCGTATGATTTAAAGCGACCTGGCGGCTGTCGGCTACCATGCGGTCGATAAATTTCATTTTCGACGGATCGATCATGATACTGTCATAACGTTTATTCAGTGCCGCTTTTTTATCGTCCGGCAGATCGGCGATCATCCGGTCATAAATATTGTCTTCGTGCAAAGCCACCACTGCCAGGCGCCAACCGGTCGCCCCGAAATATTTGGAGAAAGAGTATACACATAACGTGTTATCCGGTAATACGGCCATTAAAGAGCGAAAATCAGGAATGAAAGTGGCATATACGTCATCGGTTATAATCATCAGGTTCGGATTAAAATTGGTGACGATATCGACCATACGTTCTGTTAGGCCTTCTGTCAATGCATAAGATGGCGGGTTACTCGGGTTAACGATAAAGGCGGCCTTGACTGAAGGATCTTTCAATATATCAAGGTCCTTTTCCTGATATTGCCAGGTGTGATACCCGTCTCCGGTCATTTTAAGCGCGTGGATCTCGATCACATCGAACAGGTAACGCGCCTGTTCGGGTATTTCGATATATGGAGTAAAGACCGGAGCGAACAGGACGATCTTATCGCCTTTATTCAACAGGAAGTTCTGTTGCAGGGAGTCGAAGATATAACACATCGCAGCTGTCCCGCCTTCTGTTGCAAAAAGGTCGAACTTACCTTTGGGCGGATGGCTATTGCAAAGTGCCAACTTCAGATAGTCTTCTACCAACACTTCCGTATATTTCAGAATACGGTCCGGAACCGGGTATTGGTCACCAATCACCCCTTCGGCCCATTCATGTACGAGGTCGTTTTCATCGACACCCTTTTCACGGACCATATATTCGTAAGTATCTCTTAACAGGCGGGAACCGGGTGTTTCCTCATGTTTATCCAAAAATTCCTTGAAACGTACAGCAATGCGCTTTTTCTCCGGAACACCGGCCAGACCGACCATACCGTCTTCCAACTTGGTTCCGCGAC encodes the following:
- a CDS encoding aconitate hydratase → MVYDIEMLRSFYSSFPKRVDTAREKIGRPMTLAEKILYAHLYDEEALRLFRRGDDYVNFRPDRVAMQDATAQMALLQFMNAGKDKSAVPATVHCDHLIQANIGAKADIETATKGNSEVYDFLKSVSDKFGIGFWKPGAGIIHQVVLENYAFPGGMMVGTDSHTPNAGGLGMVAIGVGGADAVDVMTGMEWELKMPKLIGVKLTGRLNGWASPKDVILKLAGILTVKGGTNAIIEYFGDGASSISATGKATICNMGAEVGATTSLFPYDLNMATYLRATGRDTVAAWADAIQDYLEADMEVRAQPDEYYDRVIVINLSELEPHINGPFTPDAATPISEFAAKVKANGYPRKMEVGLIGSCTNSSYQDLSRAVSIARQAFEDKIPVAAPLIINPGSEQIRYTAERDGIIGDFEKVGATIMANACGPCIGQWKRHTDDNTRKNSIVTSFNRNFAKRADGNPNTHAFVASPELTLALTIAGDLCFNPLTDTLKTKNGREVKLKEPQGTDFPPKGFDVKDNGYLAPTGKNTDVKINPESNRLQALQPFAPWDGNDLLDMPLLIKAEGKCTTDHISMAGPWLRFRGHLENISDNMLMGAVNAFNGKTNAVLNQLTDEYEAVSAVAKQYKAKGISSIVVAEENYGEGSSREHAAMEPRFLNVKVILAKSFARIHETNLKKQGMLALTFANKDDYSKIRENDHISIVGLKDFAPDKPLTAVLTHADGSQESFPVNHTYNDLQIKWFKAGAALNVVH
- a CDS encoding bifunctional aspartate transaminase/aspartate 4-decarboxylase, producing MEERVITREYEKKMSEISPFELKDILIDLADESARKSTHIMLNAGRGNPNWIATTPREAFFLLGQFGMEECRRGTKLEDGMVGLAGVPEKKRIAVRFKEFLDKHEETPGSRLLRDTYEYMVREKGVDENDLVHEWAEGVIGDQYPVPDRILKYTEVLVEDYLKLALCNSHPPKGKFDLFATEGGTAAMCYIFDSLQQNFLLNKGDKIVLFAPVFTPYIEIPEQARYLFDVIEIHALKMTGDGYHTWQYQEKDLDILKDPSVKAAFIVNPSNPPSYALTEGLTERMVDIVTNFNPNLMIITDDVYATFIPDFRSLMAVLPDNTLCVYSFSKYFGATGWRLAVVALHEDNIYDRMIADLPDDKKAALNKRYDSIMIDPSKMKFIDRMVADSRQVALNHTAGLSLPQQTQMALFAAFSLLDAENLYQSRMIEIIHERLHTLWESTGFTLLDDPLRAGYYSEIDMEVWAKKFYGDEFVEYLKTNYEPVDVVFRLAQETALVLLNGGGFDAPEWSIRASLANLKTEDYVRIGEGIASILHSYAEKWKESEGNKNNH